The Zavarzinia compransoris genome includes a window with the following:
- a CDS encoding SDR family oxidoreductase — MTHPFDHSGQHVFVAGGTSGINLGVAEAYAAAGARVTVLSRKQDKVDAAVARLKALGAEAQGFAGDVRDPARIEAVFAEAVAGFGDLNVLISGAAGNFPAPALGISANGFKSVVDIDLLGTFHVVKAAFPHLKKPGGSIVNISAPQAYIPMDFQMHVCAAKAGVDMITRVGALEWGGFGVRVNSIVPGPIEDTEGMARLAPTPEAQEATRQSVPLGRYGTKADIAHACLFLSSPYGTYISGVVLPVDGGWSLGGVAAMSATMKKALTGG, encoded by the coding sequence ATGACCCATCCCTTCGACCATAGCGGCCAGCATGTCTTCGTGGCCGGCGGCACCAGCGGCATCAATCTCGGCGTTGCCGAAGCCTATGCCGCTGCCGGCGCCAGGGTGACCGTGCTGTCGCGCAAGCAGGACAAGGTGGATGCCGCGGTCGCCCGCCTGAAGGCCCTGGGCGCCGAGGCCCAGGGCTTTGCCGGCGACGTGCGCGACCCCGCCCGCATCGAGGCGGTCTTTGCCGAGGCGGTGGCCGGCTTCGGCGACTTGAATGTGCTGATCTCGGGCGCCGCCGGCAATTTCCCGGCCCCGGCCCTGGGCATTTCCGCCAATGGCTTCAAGTCGGTGGTGGATATCGACCTGCTCGGCACCTTCCATGTCGTCAAGGCGGCGTTTCCGCACTTGAAGAAGCCGGGCGGCTCCATCGTCAATATCTCGGCGCCCCAGGCCTATATCCCGATGGATTTCCAGATGCATGTCTGCGCGGCCAAGGCCGGCGTCGATATGATCACCCGGGTCGGGGCGCTCGAATGGGGCGGCTTCGGCGTGCGGGTGAATTCGATCGTGCCCGGCCCGATCGAGGACACGGAAGGCATGGCCCGCCTGGCGCCGACGCCGGAAGCGCAGGAGGCCACCCGCCAGTCGGTGCCGCTCGGGCGCTATGGCACCAAGGCCGACATCGCCCATGCCTGCCTGTTCCTGTCCAGCCCCTATGGCACCTATATCTCGGGCGTGGTCCTGCCGGTCGACGGCGGCTGGAGCCTGGGCGGCGTCGCCGCCATGTCCGCCACCATGAAGAAGGCGCTCACCGGCGGCTGA
- a CDS encoding oxygenase MpaB family protein, which yields MGLGDATARAFAKLPIHGGLRRSLDRVYRPDDPAFRVDYLAGPGDPGDCGPDSVTWRVMANPIVFALGAIPAVILQMAEEGIGKGVDTYSTYKADTLGRTQRTLSAALASTYASTSAKAALMQEVARRHAKVRGPLDDGSRYSAFDPARMTFVHLTAGFGFAEAYHRLIRPLSAEERDRLVAESAAVAGDYGRFAVPRSHREAEDFIRQWAPRLSRRPELDNFLAIARRGSIPGMAGGSSKGLLVTAGIALLPRWARDQLGFPRRPVQEALAFAALRPLARFVPHIMTDTPPQLACRRLGLPEDFLFRQAEAPGAPTLTGSLSRR from the coding sequence ATGGGACTGGGGGACGCGACCGCACGGGCATTCGCCAAACTGCCGATCCACGGCGGCCTAAGGCGCTCGCTGGACCGGGTCTACCGGCCGGACGATCCGGCCTTCCGCGTCGATTACCTGGCGGGGCCGGGCGATCCCGGCGATTGCGGGCCGGACAGCGTCACCTGGCGGGTGATGGCCAATCCGATCGTCTTCGCCCTTGGCGCCATTCCGGCCGTCATCCTGCAGATGGCGGAGGAAGGCATCGGCAAGGGGGTGGACACTTATTCGACCTATAAGGCCGATACGCTGGGCCGCACCCAGCGCACCCTGTCGGCGGCGCTGGCCTCGACCTATGCCTCGACCTCGGCCAAGGCGGCCCTGATGCAGGAAGTGGCGCGGCGCCACGCCAAGGTGCGCGGGCCGCTGGACGACGGCAGCCGTTATTCCGCCTTCGATCCGGCGCGCATGACCTTCGTCCATCTGACCGCCGGCTTCGGCTTCGCCGAGGCCTATCATCGCCTGATCCGGCCCCTGAGCGCCGAGGAACGCGACCGGCTGGTCGCCGAATCCGCCGCTGTCGCCGGCGACTACGGCCGTTTTGCCGTGCCGAGAAGCCACCGGGAGGCCGAGGATTTCATCCGCCAATGGGCGCCACGCCTGAGCCGGCGGCCGGAACTGGACAATTTCCTCGCCATCGCCCGCCGGGGCAGCATCCCGGGCATGGCGGGCGGCAGTTCCAAGGGCCTGCTGGTCACCGCCGGCATCGCCCTGCTGCCTCGCTGGGCCCGCGACCAACTGGGCTTCCCGCGCCGGCCGGTGCAGGAAGCCCTGGCCTTCGCGGCGCTGCGCCCGCTGGCCCGTTTCGTGCCCCATATCATGACGGACACGCCGCCCCAGCTCGCCTGCCGGCGCCTGGGCCTGCCGGAGGATTTCCTGTTCCGGCAGGCGGAAGCGCCCGGCGCCCCGACGCTCACCGGCAGCCTCAGCCGCCGGTGA